The following DNA comes from Nitrospinota bacterium.
ATCGCTTTGGAAGAGGTGAAGGTTGGTGATTACATAATGGTGCACGCAGGATTGGCGATATCAAAGCTTGATCCGGCGTCCGCTGAGGAAACATTGCGGCTGATGCGGGAAATAGTCGCCACGGAGAAGCGCAACGATGAAATACATTGATGAATTCCGCGACGGCGCGCTGGCCAGAAAGCTTGTTGCCGACCTGGAAATCGAAGCGGAGAGGCTGTCCCGGCGCGTGACGCTTATGGAAGTATGCGGAACGCACACGATGGCGATATACCGGCACGGGTTAAAGCCGCTGTTCCCGGAGAAGGTGCGTCTTGTTTCCGGCCCCGGCTGCCCTGTGTGCGTGACGC
Coding sequences within:
- a CDS encoding HypC/HybG/HupF family hydrogenase formation chaperone, coding for MCVAAPMKVVEVGEYSCVAEIDGVRKSASIIALEEVKVGDYIMVHAGLAISKLDPASAEETLRLMREIVATEKRNDEIH